The Vannielia litorea genome segment CGAGGCCATCGGCGCCAACCCGACCCCGCTCGCCTATGCCGAGGTCTATACCGCACTGCAAACCGGCGCCATCGACGGTCAGGACAACCCCCTGCCCAACGACTACAACATGAAGTTCTACGAGGTGACGAGCCAGATCGTCATGACCAGCCACCTCATCGGCTTCGATGTGCTGGCCATCGGCACCGAGGTCTGGGAGGGCATGACTCCCGAGCAGCAGGCCGCGCTTCAAGCCGCCGTCGATACTGCCATCGACAAGAGCACCGCGCGCCACCTCGAGCGCGAGGCCGAGCTGGTCGAGTTCTTCAAGGGCGAAGGGCTGAAGGTTTATGAGCCCGACCGGGCCGCCTTCCGCAGCTTTGCGCGGGACAAGTATCTCGCTTCCGAGTTCGCCGCGAGCTGGCCCGAAGGCATGCTCGACGCGATCAACGCTCTGGGCGAATAAACCCGCCCCCCCCTGCACCACCGGCGGGCCGACCACTCCGGCCCGCCGAACGAGTTGCCGCATATGCCCCCTGCCCTCTCCCGCCTTGCCCCCCACGCCCGTGCCGCCGCCGAGGCGGTGCCCGCCGTGCTGCTGGTGGCGATGTTCCTCTGCTTCATCTTCCAGGTCTTCATGCGCTACGTGATGGATAGCCCGGTCGGCTGGACCGTGGAGGTCTGCGTCATCTCCTGGGTCTGGATCCTGCTCTGGGGCCAATCCGTCTCGGTCTCCGAAGAAGACGAGATCCGCTTCGACATCCTATATGTCAGCGTCTCCGCCCGCACCCGCCGGATCTTCCGCGCGCTGTTCTCGATCTTTCTCGTGGCGGTCTATGCCGTCTCCCTGCCCGCCCTCTGGGATTACGTCACCTTCATGAAAATCCAGAAAACCAGCTACCTCGACCTGCGGTTCAACTGGGTCTACTCCATCGCGCTGGTCTTCTCGGTGGTCACGATCCTGCGTTACCTTCTGATCCTCATCGACGCCCTGCGCGGCGGCGCGCGCGAGGTCAGCCGCGTGGACATGGGCCAATGAGCTGGGAGTTCGGCGCCGCCGTCACCTGCATCGTCGTCACCGCGCTGCTGGGCCTGCCCATCGGCCACGCCATGCTGGCCTCTTCGGTGGTCTACCTGCTGCTCGCCGGGCAGGACATGTCCATCGCCTTCGAGCAGATGCTGAACGGCCTCTACGGCTCCTACGTGCTGCTGGCGATCCCGCTCTTCATCTTCGCCGCCGACCTGATGAACGTCGGCTCCCTCTCCGACCGGCTGCTCGATTTCTGCCGCGCGCTGGTGGGGCGGTTCCGGGGCGGGCTGGGGCATGTGAACGTCACCGCCTCGCTGATCTTTTCCGGCATGTCCGGCTCGGCCATCGCCGATGCCGTGGGCATGGGCCGTATCATCATCAACCTGATGACGAAGGACGGGAAGTATCCGCCCGCCTATGCAGGCGCCATCACCGCCGCCTCCTCCATCATCGGCCCAATCATCCCGCCCTCGATCCCGATGGTGCTCTTCGCCCTCGTCTCCGATACCTCCATCGGCTTCCTGTTTCTCGGTGGCGTCGTCCCCGGCCTCATCCTCGGTCTGCTGCTGATGGTGGTGAATGCATGGCAGGCGCGGGTCCATGACTACCCGGTCGACGAGCCGGTGCCCGCACGCGAGCTGCCCCGCATCACCCTGCGGGCGGTGCCCGCCCTGCTGATGCCGGTGATCCTGCTGGTGGGCATCTACGGCGGGGTGACCACCCCCACCGAGGCCGCAGCACTGGCTGCGCTCTACGCCTTCCTCGTCTCCACCTTCTTCTACCGCTCCGTGAGCCTGCGCACCGCCTACCGCGCCGTGCGCCAAAGCGCCAAGTCCACCGCCAGCGTCGGCTTCCTGATCGCCGGCGCGCTGGCCTTCAACTACGTCGTCACCGTCGAGCAGGTGCCCAACGTGCTGCGCGACGCGTTGGCCGGCACCGATCTGGGGCGGCTGGGCTTTCTGCTCACCGTCAATGTGATCCTGCTCGGCCTCGGCTGCCTGCTGGAGGCCAACGCGATCCTGCTGGTGATCGTGCCGATCTTCCTGCCCACCGCCGTCGCGCTCGGGGTGGACCCGGTGCATTTCGGGGTGATCGTGGTGGTCAACACCATGATCGGCCTCGCCACGCCCCCCTACGGACTGCTGCTCTTCGTCGTCACCTCGATCACCCGCTCCCCGATCCGCCAGACCATCCGCTACCTGCTGCCCTTCCTCGCGGTGCTGGTGGCGGGCCTCGCAATCATCACCTTCGTCCCCGACGTGGTGCTGTGGCTCCCACGGCTCTACGGCTACGGCGGCTAACCCCGGAGACCCAAATGTCCGCGCGCCCCACAATCCTCATCATCAACGGCCCCAACCTCGACATGCTCGGCACCCGCCAGCCCGAGATCTACGGCCATGAAACCCTCGCCGACGTGGAGGCCCTCTGCCGCGCCCGCGCCGCCGAAGCCGGCGTCGAGATCGACTTCCGCCAGAGCGACAGCGAGGCCGAGATCATCGGCTGGATCAAGCACGCGCGCGGCAAGGCCGCCGGCCTGCTGATCAACCCCGCGGGCTTCACCTCCACCTCCATCGCCATCCTCGACAGCCTGCTCATCTTCGACGGCCCGATCATCGAAGTGCATATCTCGCCGCTGTTCCGCCGCGACGAGTTCCGCCATCTCAGCTACGTGTCAAAGGCCGCAAGCGCCAAGATCGAGGGTTTCGGCATTTCGGGCTATGGCCACGCCATCACCCGCCTCGCCGAACTGGCCCTCGCAAAAGCCGCCTGACTGCTACTCGGGGATCTTGCCGGACTGCAGCATCCGCTCCAGTCCCGCCCCGATATGCCGGGTCAACAGGTCCACCGCGGCCTCCGTCTTGCGCTCCAGCACCAAGTCCCGCAGCCGCTCGTGATCGTCGGCAGCGGGCTTGCCGCGAAAATCCAGCACCAGCATGTGGTAGCGCATGTAGCGGTCGAAAACGGCCGCGTGCATCCGCATCAACGGCTCGGTCGCGCAGGCGGCAATGGTGGCATGGTGAAAGCCCCAGTCATGCTCGACCCATTGTGCCACGGTGCGCAGGTCATTGCTCAGCAGATCCTGCTCCACCACCGACAGCTTGTAATGCGCCGACACCACCTGCCCTTGCCAGTCCAGATCGCCATTGGCGAGCGACAACCGCAGCGCATGCACCTCCAGCAGCGTCCGCAACTCAGCCAGCCCCTTGAGGTCCGCAAGGCTCACCGGCGCCACCCGAAACCCGCGCTGCCCCTCGGCGGTCACCAAGTCCTCGGCGGCCAGGCGGGTGAGGATCTCGCGCAGCGTGGTGACAGACACCGAATAGGCCTCGCGCAACTGCTCGAGCTTAAGCCGCTCCAGCGGGCGCAACTTACCTGAGACAATGTCAGCCCGGATCCGCCGGTAGGCCCCATCGCCAACCGTCTCGCCCTCCACATGATCCTGACTGAACCGCAGTGCTTGCATGGCAATACTCATACGAGGCTTCCCGCGCAGAGCAAAGACCCTCCGACCAGCGGCGACGGGACACGCGAGAGCGCAGTGTAGCCAGCACGACGCACACCGTACCGAGCAAAAGTCACGAACTGTCAGGAAATGCTTGGTAGCGGAGGAGGGACTTGAACCCCCGACACGCGGATTATGATTCCGCTGCTCTAACCAACTGAGCTACTCCGCCAAAAGCGAGGGCCGATGTAGTGGCCGGGGGACGAGCCGTCAAGGAGAAAAAGCGGCCCCGATTGATGCCGGATCGTGAACAATTGCCGCCGCGCCACCCCATTGCCAGCCCGCCCATCGCGCAACCTGTCGCCATCGCCATTTGCCACCCGCCGCCGGGCCGCTATCGTCTGCACAGAGCCAACGGAGAGCCCGCGTGCACGCCACCCCGAGCCTGACAAAAGACATCCTGCTCATCGGCGGCGGCCATGCTCATGCGCTGGTGCTGCGCCGCCTCGGCATGGCGCCCATCCCGCAAGCCCGGCTGACGCTGGTGAACCCCGGCACCACCGCGCCCTACTCCGGCATGCTGCCCGGCCATATCGCTGGCCACTACCCGCTCGATGCGCTCCAGATCGACCTTCACCGCCTCGCCCGCTTTGCAGGTGCCCGGCTGATCGACGGCCACGCCACGGCAATCGACCGCGCGGCGCGCGAGGTGCTGGTCCAAACCGCCTCCGGCCCCCGCCGCCTCGGCTATGATATCGCCTCGCTCGACATCGGCGTCACCTCCGACATGCCGCAAATCCCCGGCTTCGCCGAGCACGCCTGCCCCGCCAAGCCGCTCGATGCCTTCGCCGCCCGCTGGCAAGCCTTCGCGGAGGCCCCCGGCCGCGCCCGCGTGGTGGTGATCGGTGCCGGGGTCGCCGGGGTCGAGCTGGCCATGGCCGCCCACCACCGCCTCAGCGCCGCAGGCCACAGCCCCAGCGTCACGTTGGTCGATGCCGGCACCGCCCTCTCCGCCCTCGGCGGCGGCTCCCGCGCCCGGCTCTTCGAGACCCTCCGCAAGGCAAGCATCCCCTGCCTCGAGTACGCCCGCGTCACCCACGTCACCGCCGAGGCGGTCCACCTCGAAAACGACCGCACCCTGCCCGCTGATTTCATCATCGGCGCGGGCGGCGCCCGGCCCCACGACTGGCTCACCGAGACAGGCCTCGACCTGCACAACGGCTTCATCCGTGTCGGCCCCGGCCTGCGCAGCACCACCGATCCCGCGATCTTCGCCGTCGGCGACTGCGCCCATTTCGAGCCTGACCCGCGCCCCAAGGCCGGCGTCTATGCCGTCCGCGCCGCGCCCGTTCTGGCCGAGAACTTCCGCCGCGCCACCGAGGGCGGCGCCGCCCTCAAACCCTTCCGCCCGCAGCGCGACTACCTAAAGCTCATCTCCCTCGGCTCCCAATCCGCGCTGGGTGAAAAGCTCGGCCTCACCGCCTCCGGCCCCTGGGTCTGGCGCGTGAAAGACCGGATCGATCGCGCCTTCATGGCAAAGTTCACCGCCTACCCCTCGATGGCCCCCGAAGACCCGGCCGCCGAACCCATGCTCTGCGCCGGCTGCGGCGCCAAGATCGCCCCCACCGCGCTGAAGGCCGCACTGGCCGAGCTGCCCACCCCCGAGCGCGATGACTTGATGAGCCTGCCCGGCGACGATGCCGCCATCCTCGCGATGGAGGGCGACTGGCAGGTCATTACCACCGATCACCTGCGCGGCTTCACCGAAGACCTCGCCCTGATGTCCCGCATCGCCGCCGTCCACGCGCTGGGGGATATCTGGGCGATGGGCGCCCGGCCGCAGGCGGCGCTCGCCTCCGTCACCCTGCGCCGCATGGCGCCCGAAATGCAGGCCCGCTCCATGCGCGAGGTGCTCTCCGCCGCCAGCGCCATCCTGCGCGATGAAGGCGCCGAGCTGGTCGGTGGGCACAGCTCGATGGGCGCCGAGGTGCAACTCGGCTTCACCGTCACCGGGCTTCGCACCGCCTTCCCCGTGGGGCTGGAAAACGCACAGGTCGGCGACGCGCTCATCCTCACCAAGCCCATCGGCACCGGCACCATCCTCGCCGCCGACATGCGCGGGCAGGCCGAGGCCACCTGGGTCGCCGGAGCCCTCGCCTCCATGGCCCGGCCCCAAGGCGGCCCCGCCCGCCTGCTCGCCACTGCCCACGCCATGACCGATGTCACCGGCTTCGGCCTCGCCGGGCACCTCATGGCCATCTGCGAGGCCAGCCACGTCGCCGCCACGCTCAAGCTCGCCGCACTGCCGCTCCTGCCCGGCGCCGCCGAACTGGCCGCCAAGGGCATCCGCTCCACCCTCTGGGCCGAGAACCGCGCCGCCATCGCCAGCCGCATCGCCCTGCCCGCGCCCGCCCCGCCCGAGACCGACCTGCTGTTCGATCCGCAAACCGCCGGCGGCCTCCTCGCCGCCGTCCCCCCCGGCCGCGCCGCCAGGCTCCTGACAGACCTTCAGGCCATGGGCTTCCCCGCCGCCCGCATCGGCCAGATCACCGCGGGTGACCCCTTCCTGACGGTGCAGTAAAGCCCCGCCCCGCCCTTCATCTTGGCCAAAATATCTCCGGGGGTGTGGGGGCAGCGCCCCCACTCCAACAGCACCCATCAGGCACACCGGCACCACCTCCCCGCCCACTT includes the following:
- a CDS encoding TRAP transporter small permease gives rise to the protein MPPALSRLAPHARAAAEAVPAVLLVAMFLCFIFQVFMRYVMDSPVGWTVEVCVISWVWILLWGQSVSVSEEDEIRFDILYVSVSARTRRIFRALFSIFLVAVYAVSLPALWDYVTFMKIQKTSYLDLRFNWVYSIALVFSVVTILRYLLILIDALRGGAREVSRVDMGQ
- a CDS encoding TRAP transporter large permease, translated to MSWEFGAAVTCIVVTALLGLPIGHAMLASSVVYLLLAGQDMSIAFEQMLNGLYGSYVLLAIPLFIFAADLMNVGSLSDRLLDFCRALVGRFRGGLGHVNVTASLIFSGMSGSAIADAVGMGRIIINLMTKDGKYPPAYAGAITAASSIIGPIIPPSIPMVLFALVSDTSIGFLFLGGVVPGLILGLLLMVVNAWQARVHDYPVDEPVPARELPRITLRAVPALLMPVILLVGIYGGVTTPTEAAALAALYAFLVSTFFYRSVSLRTAYRAVRQSAKSTASVGFLIAGALAFNYVVTVEQVPNVLRDALAGTDLGRLGFLLTVNVILLGLGCLLEANAILLVIVPIFLPTAVALGVDPVHFGVIVVVNTMIGLATPPYGLLLFVVTSITRSPIRQTIRYLLPFLAVLVAGLAIITFVPDVVLWLPRLYGYGG
- a CDS encoding type II 3-dehydroquinate dehydratase: MSARPTILIINGPNLDMLGTRQPEIYGHETLADVEALCRARAAEAGVEIDFRQSDSEAEIIGWIKHARGKAAGLLINPAGFTSTSIAILDSLLIFDGPIIEVHISPLFRRDEFRHLSYVSKAASAKIEGFGISGYGHAITRLAELALAKAA
- a CDS encoding GntR family transcriptional regulator; this encodes MSIAMQALRFSQDHVEGETVGDGAYRRIRADIVSGKLRPLERLKLEQLREAYSVSVTTLREILTRLAAEDLVTAEGQRGFRVAPVSLADLKGLAELRTLLEVHALRLSLANGDLDWQGQVVSAHYKLSVVEQDLLSNDLRTVAQWVEHDWGFHHATIAACATEPLMRMHAAVFDRYMRYHMLVLDFRGKPAADDHERLRDLVLERKTEAAVDLLTRHIGAGLERMLQSGKIPE
- the selD gene encoding selenide, water dikinase SelD; this encodes MHATPSLTKDILLIGGGHAHALVLRRLGMAPIPQARLTLVNPGTTAPYSGMLPGHIAGHYPLDALQIDLHRLARFAGARLIDGHATAIDRAAREVLVQTASGPRRLGYDIASLDIGVTSDMPQIPGFAEHACPAKPLDAFAARWQAFAEAPGRARVVVIGAGVAGVELAMAAHHRLSAAGHSPSVTLVDAGTALSALGGGSRARLFETLRKASIPCLEYARVTHVTAEAVHLENDRTLPADFIIGAGGARPHDWLTETGLDLHNGFIRVGPGLRSTTDPAIFAVGDCAHFEPDPRPKAGVYAVRAAPVLAENFRRATEGGAALKPFRPQRDYLKLISLGSQSALGEKLGLTASGPWVWRVKDRIDRAFMAKFTAYPSMAPEDPAAEPMLCAGCGAKIAPTALKAALAELPTPERDDLMSLPGDDAAILAMEGDWQVITTDHLRGFTEDLALMSRIAAVHALGDIWAMGARPQAALASVTLRRMAPEMQARSMREVLSAASAILRDEGAELVGGHSSMGAEVQLGFTVTGLRTAFPVGLENAQVGDALILTKPIGTGTILAADMRGQAEATWVAGALASMARPQGGPARLLATAHAMTDVTGFGLAGHLMAICEASHVAATLKLAALPLLPGAAELAAKGIRSTLWAENRAAIASRIALPAPAPPETDLLFDPQTAGGLLAAVPPGRAARLLTDLQAMGFPAARIGQITAGDPFLTVQ